In one Candidatus Bathyarchaeia archaeon genomic region, the following are encoded:
- a CDS encoding N-glycosylase/DNA lyase, whose amino-acid sequence MDELKRAMEDVGDLVRGRMEEFKRVGGSEEGLFEELCFCILTANFSAERGIGIQRAIGNGFLRLGEQELFERLKELGHRYPKARAKYIVEARRFYGKLKDRLRGFPDAKAAREWLVEGIKGLGYKEASHFLRNVGFKDVAIIDRHILKFLREKGLIGEIPKSLGKGRYLELEKLLLAIASKLGISAGELDLYIWYIMTGKVLK is encoded by the coding sequence TTGGACGAATTGAAAAGGGCCATGGAGGATGTCGGCGATCTCGTAAGGGGCCGAATGGAGGAGTTCAAGAGGGTCGGGGGGAGTGAGGAAGGGCTATTCGAGGAATTATGCTTTTGTATATTGACCGCAAATTTCTCGGCAGAGAGGGGGATCGGGATCCAAAGAGCCATAGGGAATGGATTCCTGAGGCTTGGCGAGCAGGAGCTCTTCGAAAGGCTTAAGGAGCTGGGTCATAGGTATCCGAAGGCCAGGGCCAAGTATATCGTGGAGGCTAGGCGATTTTATGGCAAATTGAAGGATAGATTGAGAGGGTTTCCCGATGCCAAGGCGGCTAGGGAATGGCTGGTCGAGGGTATCAAGGGCCTCGGATATAAGGAGGCGAGCCATTTCCTGAGGAACGTCGGGTTCAAGGACGTTGCAATAATAGATAGGCATATCCTGAAGTTCCTAAGGGAGAAGGGATTAATTGGAGAAATACCGAAATCCTTGGGCAAAGGGAGATATCTGGAATTGGAAAAGTTGCTCTTGGCGATCGCCAGTAAGCTGGGGATAAGCGCCGGGGAATTGGATCTATACATTTGGTACATAATGACCGGGAAGGTCTTGAAGTGA